The Streptomyces sp. NBC_01276 genome contains the following window.
GCTGGTACCTGCGGCACGTCGCCGGGGTGGACATCGGCCTGCCGGGCGACAGCCTCGGGATGCTGCCGGCGACGCTGCCCGCGGTGCCCGAGCCGGTCACCCGCAGCGCGCTCGTCCCGCACCGGTACGCGCTCAACGACACCGACGACGGGTACGCGGGCGCGTACCGCTCCTTCGAGGAGCGCCGGCGGCAGATCGACGTGCTCGCCCTGCACGGGGTCAACGAGGTGTTCGTGCAGGTCGGCGCCGAGTACCCGTACTACAAGGCGCTCCAGGGCTTCGGGTACCCGGCGCGGGAGCTGCGCGAGTGGATCCCCGGCCCCGCGCACCAGAGCTGGTGGCTGCTGCAGAACCTGAGCGGCTTCGGCGGGCCGGTCACCGAACGCCTGATGCGCGAGCGGGCCGCGCTGGGCGGGCGCGTCGCCGAGCAGCTGCGCGGACTCGGCATGACCCCGGTGCTGCCGGGCTGGTTCGGCACGGTGCCGCCGGAGTTCGCCGCCCGCAATCCGGGGGCGGTCACCGTGGCCCAGGGCGACTGGGCGGGGTTCGCCCGGCCCGACTGGCTGGACCCGGCCTCACCGGTGTCCGGGCGGCTCGCGGCCGCGTACTACGCGGAGCAGCGGGCCGTCTTCGGGGACAGCACGATGTACCGGATGAGCCCGCTGCACGAGGGCGGACGGACGGGCCGGGTGGACGTGAAGGCCGCCGCGCGGGCCGTCCAGGGCGCCCTGCACGCCGCGCACCCGGGGGCCCTGTGGGCGGTGCTGGGCTGGCAGGACGACCCCACGCCGGAGCTGCTCGCCGGGGTGGACACCTCGAAGCTGCTGATCCTCGACGGACTGTCCGACCGGTACAACCGCCTGGACCGGGAGACCCGTTGGGGCGGTGTCACGTACGCGATGGGCAGCATCCACAACTTCGGCGGGCACACGACGGTGGGCGCCAACACCTCGGTGTGGATCGACCGGTTCGCGGCCTGGCGCGCCAAGGGGAACAGCGCGCTGGCGGGGACCGCGTACCTGCCCGAGGCGGCCGGGACCGATCCGGCGGCCTTCGGCCTGTTCACCGACCTCGCCTGGGAGCCGGGGCCGATCGACCAGCGGGCCTGGTTCGGCGCCTTCGCCGCACGCCGCTACGGAGCGCCCGATCCGGAGGCCGCGGCAGCCTGGGATGAGCTGCGCCGGGGCCCGTACAGCACCTCCTCGGGGCTGTGGTCGGAGTCCCAGGACAGCCTGTTCACCGCGCGGCCGGGGCTGACGGCGGCCGGCGCCGGGCACTGGAGCCCCAGGTCCATGCGCTACCCGGCGGGTTCGGTGCGCCGCGCCCTGGACCACCTGCTGCGGGTTGCCCCGCGGCTGCGCTCCTCCAGCGCGTACCGGTTCGACCTGGTGGACACCGCCCGGCAGGCCCTGGCCGACCACTCGCGGGTGCTGCTGCCGCGGATCAGGGCGGCCTACGGGGCGGGGAACGCCGCGCTGCTGCGCACGCTCGCCACCCAATGGGCCTGGAGGGAGGCGCAGTTGGACGCGCTCACCGGATCCGACCCGAACTTCCTGCTGGGCCGCTGGCTGGACGCGGCCCGCTCCTGGGGCACGACGGAGGCCGAGAAGGACCACTACGAGTACGACGCGCGCTCGATCCTGACCGTGTGGGGGCGCCGCGGCACCAGCGAGGGGGGCTTCCTGCACGACTACGCGAACCGCGAATGGAGCGGTCTGGTCGGGGAGTTCTACGCCGGGCGGTGGGAGCTGTACTTCGGCACGCTGGAGAAGGCGCTGGCCCGGCGGACCGCACCCCCGGAGATCGACTGGCACGCGTACGAGGAGGAGTGGGCGCGGCGCACCACCCGTCCGCCGGCCACGCCCCGCGGCGATCCGTACGCCCTGGCCGCCGCGGTGGCCGCCACCCTCCCGGCAGCGACCGCGGGCTGACCTACCGCGCGGGACTTACCGCACAGGATCCGGATGCGCTCGCGACACGCCGTAGCACTCACCCTCCCGGGGGATTCGCCTTACCCGGACGGGGGAGATCGGATCCGAGGACTCCCTCCCCGCGGAGGCGCTGGGTTGACTGGCCCGGACGTGCCGAGGGGCGGCCGCCGCGGTGCTGCGGCGGCCGCCCCTTTCCGACGCCCACGGGCCAGAGGCCGACAGGAGTGCAGCGAGATGTCCGAGACCGAGCGGGAGCGGCCCCCCGGGCCCCCGGCCACCGCACCGGGTGCGGCGGATGATGCGGGCACCGCGGACGCGTCGGACGCATCCGGTACGGCGGGTGCGTCCGGTACGGCGGGCGCGGCCACCGCGTCCGGTACGGCGACGGACCCGTCCGGCCGGGCGGCGGCGCCGGTGGCGTCGGCCCTGGAGCTGCTGACCTTCCTGGTGCGCGGGACCGACGCCCCCACGGACGCCCGGTTACCCGGGCCCGCCACCCCCACCGACCCGGACCGGCTCACCGACGGCGTGGTGGAGCTGCGCAAACGCGGCGAACTGGCCACCCGGCCGACCGGGTCGGACGCCGGGGACCGTCTGGCGGAGATGGCCCGCCGGGCCGCGGAACGGGCCGGCCGGCCCCGTGCCTGAGCGCCCCGCCGGACCCGCCCCCGTACGGGACCGAGCCGACGGCCCGGTGGCTCCGAATCGTCCACGCGGCGGGCGGGGGTCGCCACGGCCCCTCCTCTCACGGAGGATCGGTGCGTGAACGACATGACACGGTCCCGGACCGAGGAGGATCTGGCCGTCGCCCTCGGCCGGGTCGCCGGGGGCGACGAGGCGGCCTTCGTCGCGGTGTACGAGGCGGTGAGCCCGGCCGTGCTCGGCGTGACGAGCGCCGTGCTGCGCGACCGGGCACAGGCGGAGGAGGTGACCCAGGAGGTGTTCGTCGAGGTGTGGCGCACCGCCGGGCGGTACCGCCGCGAGCGGGGCGGCGTACGGACCTGGGTGCTGACGATGGCGCACCGGCGGGCGGTGGACCGGGTGCGCTCCGCGCAGGCCTCGGCCGACCGGGAACGGCGGGCGGCGCGGCTGGAGGCGGCGCTGCCGGAGTTCGACGAGGTGACCGAGGCCGCGCTGGAGCACGAGGAACGCGCGCGGGTGCGGCGCTGTCTGGAGGGGCTGACCGCCCTCCAGCGGCAGTCGGTGGTCCTGGCCTACTACGGGGGGCGGACCTGCCGCGAGCTGTCCGAGACCCTGTCGGTACCGCTGGGTACCGTGAAGACGCGGCTGCGGGACGGTCTCCTGCGGCTGCGCGACTGTCTCGGGGTGAGCGGCTGATGAGCACGGAGAACCCGCACGGGGCGACGGCGGCCTACGCGCTGGACGCACTGCCGGAGCCGGAGCGCGCCGCCTTCGAGGCCCATCTGGAGACCTGCCCGGACTGCGCCCGGGAGGTACGGGAGTTCGCGGCGACGGCCGCCCTGCTGGGCGCGGCGGCCGCGGTGGAGCCGCCGCCCGCGCTCCGCGAGGCCGTGTTGCGGCGGATCCGGGAGCTCCCCGCCGGCGCGGAACCGGAGCCCGGGGCGGCCCGGCACCGGGCTCCGCGGCGCCGGGGGTGGGCCAGGTGGGCCCTGGCCGCCTGCGTGGCGGTGGCGGCCGGGCTGGGCGGGGTCGCGGCCTGGCAGTACCAACGGGCGGACACCGCGCGGCAGCAGGCACGGGCGGCCGAGGCCCGGGAGGCCGCGCTGGCCGGGGTGCTGTCCGCCCCCGACGCCCGGCTGGCGTCCGGCCGGATCGCGGACGGCGGCACGGGGACGGTGGTGCTCTCCCGCGAGCGGGACCGGGCGGTGTTCGTGCCCTCCGGGATGGCGGCGCCCCCGGCGGGGCGTGTCTACCAGCTGTGGTTCGCCGGTCCGGACGGCGGCATGCGCCCGGCGGGCCTGATGGATCCCGGGCGGCCCGACGCCCCGGCCCTCCTGGCCGGCCCGGTGCGCGGAGCCACCGGGATCGGCGTCACCGTGGAGCCCGAGGGCGGTTCCGCCGCCCCGACGACGAACCCCCTGGTCCTGCTGGCCCTGCCCGGCACCCGGACCGCGTAGGCCGTCTCCACCGGATCTTGCCGGCGGCGCGGGCCGGGCAAGGTCCGGACGAGACGGCATGGCCGGCTCCGGCCGCTCCGACGTCCGGTGCGCAACCGTGGAAGGGTGGAGGGGTACCGGATCCGCGCGGCGGCACCTGCTCGCCGGGAGCGTGCGGACCGGACCATGCGCGGGGCGATGTGCGCACGGGCGGAGGTGAACGCCGATGGCACCCGTGGAGCGGACGCGCGGCGCCCGCCGGCTGTGGCCGGCCGGGGCCGTCGCCGGGCTGGTGTCGGCGTTCGCCGGGCTGACGGTCGCGGGGCTCGCGGCGGTGGCCGTCCGGCCCGAGGCGGCCCCGCTCACCGCGGTCGGCGGGGCCGTGGTGGACCGTACGCCCGCGGCGGTCAAGGAATGGGCGATCCGTACCTTCGGCACCGCCGACAAACCGGTGCTGACGCTCGGGATCACGTTGGTGCTGGCGGTCCTCGCCGCCGCGACGGGCGTCCTCGCCGTACACCGGCTCCGGACGGGCCTGGTGCTCGCCGGTGCGGTGGGCGTGCTCGGGGCGGTGGCGGCGCTCGGCCGGCCCGAGGCCACCTGGCGGGACGCCCTGCCGTCGCTGGCGGGCGGGGCGGTCGCGGCCGGAGCGCTGTACCTGCTGGTCACCACCCTGCGACGGCCCCGCCCCGCGCCGGGGCGGCCCGGTGGCACCTGGCCCATGGACCGGCGGGGCTTCGGCCGGATCGTGGCGGCCACGGTCACGGCCTCCGCGGTGGCCGGACTCGCCGGGCGCCGTCTCGGGGCCCACGGCTCGGCACGGGCCACCGCCTCCCGGGCGGATCTCGCCCTGCCGCCGCCGGCCGTCCCCGCGCCGCCCGTACCCGCCGGGGCGGACCTGCGGATCCCCGGTCTCTCCCCCTTCCTCACCCCCGCCGGGGACTTCTACCGCGTGGACACCGCCCTGGTCGTCCCGCGCGTGGACGCCGCCGGCTGGCGGCTCACGCTGCGCGGGGACGGGGTCGCCAAGCCGCTGAGCCTGGACCTGCCGGCCCTGCTCGCCCGGCCGCTCGTCGAACACGACGTGACCCTGACCTGCGTCTCGAACGAGGTCGGCGGCCCGTACGCGGGCAACGCCCGATGGCTGGGCGTCCGCCTGGCCGACCTGCTGCGCGAGGCGGGGGTCCGCCCGCCCTCCGAGGGCGGCCCCGCCGACCAGCTGGTGGCCCGCTCGGTCGACGGGATGACCATCGGAACGCCCGTGGAGACCGTCATGGACGGCCGGGACGCGCTGCTCGCCGTCGGGATGAACGGCGCGCCGCTCCCCTTCGCGCACGGTTTCCCGGTCCGGATGGTCGTACCGGGCCTGTACGGGTACGTGTCGGCCTGCAAGTGGCTGACCGAGCTGCGCCTGACCACCTTCGCCGCCTTCGACGCGTACTGGGTCCGGCGTTCCTGGGCGCAGCGGGCCGCCGTCAAGACGCAGTCGCGGATCGACACCCCGCGTCCCTTCGGCCGGGTGTCACCCGGGCGGGTGATGGTGGCCGGGGTGGCGTGGGCGCAGCACCGGGGCATCTCCCGGGTGGAGGTGCGGGTCGACGACGGCCCGTGGCTCCCGGCCCGGCTGGCGGCGGCCGACGGCGTCGACACCTGGCGGCAGTGGGTGTGGCCCTGGGACGCCGTTCCCGGCGGGCACACGCTCCAGGTCCGGGCCACGGACGGCTCGGGACGGACCCAGACGGGCACGCGCTCCGGGACCCTCCCGGACGGGGCGACGGGCTGGCACACGGTCACCGTGGACGTCCGCTCGCTGTGATCGGGGGCGGGCCGGGGACGGCGGCGGGTCCGCTCCGGCGCCCGTGCCGACACGACGCGGACCCGCGCCCGCGGGCCCGCGGGCGCCGTACATTGAGGGCCCCGTCAGGACGTCACCCGCCTGCCGTCCCGCCCTCCCGCACGTCAGGAGCCGACGCCGTGGAGCTGACCAGTACCGCGTTCCTCGTCACGCTGATCGCGGTCACGGCGCTGGCCGTGCTCCTGGCGCTGCTGCTGTGGAACCGGGTCCCGGGGCCCGCTCCGGTGCGGTGGACGGCACGGGTGCTGATGATCGGGCTGTGCCAGCTGACGGCGATCTGCGTGGTCGCCGCGTGGATCAACGGCAGCTTCGGGCTGTACGCCTCCTGGGACGACCTGCTGGGCACCGGGAACGGTGAGGACGCCTCCGCGATGACGGGGCCGCCGGTCGGCCGGGCCAAGTTCACGCAGGGCGGCGACGGCACGCTCAGCACGTACGTCCGGGGCAGTCACTCGAAGCTCGCCGGGCAGGTGATCGTGTGGACTCCCCCGGCGTACGACGCCCCGGGGGCGGACCGGACCCGGTTCCCGGTGGTGATGCTGCTGCACGGCTACCCGGGTACGCCGCGTTCCTGGATGGACCTGGGGTCCATGCCCGGGGCGCTGGAGCGGCTGGTCCGGCTCGGCGAGGCGCGCCCGTTCATCCTGGTGATGCCGGAGATCTATCCGGGCGGGGTGAACACCGACTGCAGCGACACCCCGCAGCGCAAGATCGCGACCTGGCTCGCCCGGGACGTGCCGGACCTGGTCGCGAAGAACTTCCGTACGCTGCCCGAGCCGAAGGGGTGGGGGCTGATGGGCGTCTCGACCGGGGCGTTCTGCGCGGCGAAGCTGCCGTTGCAGTACCCGAAGGTGTTCCGGGCGGGCGCGGCCCTGGACCCCGATCCGCTGACCGGGGACGCGGGGGTGCTGGCCGATCCCGGGCTGCGCGAACGCAACAGCCCGGCGTGGCTGCTGGCGCACACGAAGGGGGCGGACGTCGGGCTGTTCCTGGCCACCTCCGCCCAGGACAAGGAGAGCCCGCCGCGGCAGCTGGCGGAGTTCGCCCGCGCGGCGCGGGGCACCGGGGTGCGGGTGAAGACGCTGGTCCGCCCGGCCGGCGGGCACAACTTCCAGACGTGGAGCGGGATGTACCCCGACGCGCTGGGGTGGCTCAGCACCGAACTCTCCGCGCCCGCGCCCGTCTCGTAGGGCGGCACGGGACCCCGCCCGCCCGGGTCAGGCCAGGCGGACCGGGAGCGCCTCGACGCTGTTGCCGATGAAGCTGCGCTGGCGCGGAAGCCCGGCCTCGGGCACCGCCAGGTCGAGGCCGGGGAAGCGGGTGAAGAGGCGTTCCAGGGCGATGGTCGCCTCCAGCCGGGCGAGGGGCGCGCCGACGCAGTAGTGCGCGCCGTGGCCGAAGGAGAGGTTGCGGGCGGCGGTGGGCCGGGTCAGGTCGAAGCGGTCGGCGTCCGGGCCGTGGAAGGCCCGGTCGCGGCCGGCCGCCGTGTAGCCGGCGAGTACGGGGGTGCCTTGCGCGATGACGGTGCCGGCGACGGTGAGGTCGCGGGTGGGGTACCGGAAGGGGAACCAGCTGACCGGCCCGTCCCAGCGCAGGGTTTCGTCCACCACGTCCGACCAGCTCGCCTTGCCGTCCATGACCAGGGCCAGCTGGTCGCGGTGGGTGCACAGGGCGCGGACGGCGTTGCTGATGAGGTTGAGGGTGGTCTCGTGGCCCGCGACGAGCATCAGCCGCATGGTGCCGATGAGTTCGGCCTCGCTGAGCCGGTCTCCGTCCTCGTCGCGCGCGGCGATCAGGGCGCTGGTGAGGTCCTCGCCGGGGGCGGCGCGGCGGGCGGCGGCGATGGTGGCGATCAGCTCCACCAGCTCGCGCACGGCGGCCATCACCTCGGCCGGGGCGATGTCGGTGGAGATGATGACGGTGTTCGAGAGGTGGTGCAGGCGGCCCCGGTGCTCGGGGTCCACGCCGAGCAGTTCGCAGATGACGCTCATCGGCAGCGGCAGCGCGAAGTGCGTGCGCAGGTCGGCGACCCCGTCGGCGGATCCGGCGGCGGCCGCGGCGAGGTCGTCGAGGAGGCCGTCGGCCAGTTCCTCGACGCGCGGGCGCAGCCGCTCCACCTGACGGGCCGTGAAGGCGTTGCCGACGAGGGAGCGCAGGCGCCGGTGGTCGGCGTCGTCGGCGGTGTGCATGCCCTGGGCGTTGGCGAAGACCCGCAGGGGCCAGTCGGCGGGGATGCTGCCGTCGTGGAGGGCGGGGAAGTGGCGTGCGTCCTTGGCCGCGTCGGGGTGGGCGAGGAACTCCTTGAGCGCCTCGTGTCCCAGGACGACGGCGCCGGGCACCCCGCCCGGGAGGACGACCTCCGCCACGGCGCCCTCGGCGCGCAGCCGGGCGTTGAGCGCGTGCGGGCAGCCGCCGGCGGGGTCGATGACGTGCCGGGGGGAGGTGTGCGACGACAAGGCGGTCTCCTGGTCAGATGGGCGACTACCGGCCAACAGTGCGGCCTGAAGGGCCCGTTGTTCAAGCGGTGTGCCTGGTTCGTCCGGGATGGGAACCGGCGCGACGCGCCGACGGGGTCCCGCACTCCGCGATCTCCGGGACGCCGTCCCGCGCGGGCCGCGCGTCGCGGCGCCGGCCGGCGACCCGCCCCGGGAATTCCGCTGTACGCATGCCGCGTACAGCGTCCGCAGGCGGCTAGGGTGGGGGCATGTCCCCATCAGAGCAGCAGTCCCCCGCCCCCGTCCCCTCCGTCTGGGCCCGGCCGCGGCGCCAGAAGGAGCAGGCCTCCCTCAGCCAGGAGCAGATCGTCGCGGCGGCGGTGCGGCTGCTCGACGCCGAGGGCATCGAGGCGCTGAGCATGCGCAAGCTCGGCGCCGAGATGGGCACGGCCGCCACGTCCCTCTACCGGCACGTGGCCAACAAGGACGAGCTGATCGAGCTGGTCGTGGACGAGGTCTACGGCGAGCTGGAGCTCCCCGAGGCCGGCGGCCCGGACGGGTGGCGCGCCTCCCTCTCGCACAGCGGGCACAGCCTGCGCGACATGGTCCTGCGCCACCCCTGGGTGGCCTCGGTCCTCGGCCAGGTGGGACTGGCCCACCTGGGACCGAACCTGATGCGGATGTCCGAGGGGATGCTGCGGCTGGCCCGGACGGCCGGTTTCCCGCCCGGCGAGGCCGACCTCGCCATGAAGGCGGTCATCTCCTACGTCATCGGCGCCACGACCAGCGAGGCCTCCTACCTCTCGCTGCTCGCCCGCAGCGGCATGAGCGAGGCCGACTGGCTGCGGTCCCTGGCCCCGGCGGGCCGCCAGGCCCTCGACGAGCACCCGCTGACGCAGGACCACTACGCCACCCAGCGGGAACAGGACCCGGCGCGGCTGCGCGAGGAGAACTTCGACTACGGGCTCCAGCGGGTCCTCGACGGCCTGGCGACCCGGATCGACCGCGGCTGACCGGGCGCCGCGGACGACCGGGCGCCGGATCCGCGGCCGGTCCGCGCCCGACCCGGCCCTACGGGAAGGTCAGTTCGCGGCCCTCGCCGAGCGGGGCGAAGAACCGCTCCACCGAGGCCGGCCGCACCTGGACCAGGGCCGCCGGGGACCAGCGGGGACGGCGGTCCTTGTCGATCACCTGCGCGCGGATGCCCTCCACCAGGTCCGGCACGGACAGGGCGGCACTGGAAACCCGGTACTCCTGCTCCAGGACCCGCTCCAGGGAGTCCAGCGCCCGGGCCCTGCGCAGCGCGGCGAGGGTGGCCTTGAGGGCGGTGGGGGACTTGGCGTGCAGGGTCTGGGAGGCCTCACGGGCCGCCGGCAGGCCGGTGCCGAGCAGCCGGGAGTGGATCTCCTCGACGGTGTCGGCCGCGTAGCACCGGTCGATCCACTCCCGGTCGGCGGCGAGTCCGCCCGAGCAGGGGGCGGGGAGCGCGTAGCGGGCCACCACCTTGTCGGCGGGGGCGCCGTCGGTGCCCTCCGTGAGGTCCCGGACGAGCTCCGGCAGGAAGTCCGAGGGCACGTAGTGGTCGGCGAGCCCGCACAGCAGGGCGTCGGCCGCGCCGACCGCGGCGCCGGTCAGGGCGAGGTGGGTGCCGAGTTCGCCTGGGGCCCGCGAGAGCAGGTAGGTCCCGCCGA
Protein-coding sequences here:
- a CDS encoding alpha-N-acetylglucosaminidase TIM-barrel domain-containing protein, whose amino-acid sequence is MTKPPPRARRGVRPALPVLALVLLALAGTGAAPGAAVRGAAVPRAARPGAALPGAAVPGAVTPAEVTPEAAGRGAAVTGGVAVRRAVGGGPDARTSAPGPGATPRTFDAAPARAALARLLPRHAGQFTLVPEPAAGADTFTVSGRAGAVTVRGSTGATLLTGVGWYLRHVAGVDIGLPGDSLGMLPATLPAVPEPVTRSALVPHRYALNDTDDGYAGAYRSFEERRRQIDVLALHGVNEVFVQVGAEYPYYKALQGFGYPARELREWIPGPAHQSWWLLQNLSGFGGPVTERLMRERAALGGRVAEQLRGLGMTPVLPGWFGTVPPEFAARNPGAVTVAQGDWAGFARPDWLDPASPVSGRLAAAYYAEQRAVFGDSTMYRMSPLHEGGRTGRVDVKAAARAVQGALHAAHPGALWAVLGWQDDPTPELLAGVDTSKLLILDGLSDRYNRLDRETRWGGVTYAMGSIHNFGGHTTVGANTSVWIDRFAAWRAKGNSALAGTAYLPEAAGTDPAAFGLFTDLAWEPGPIDQRAWFGAFAARRYGAPDPEAAAAWDELRRGPYSTSSGLWSESQDSLFTARPGLTAAGAGHWSPRSMRYPAGSVRRALDHLLRVAPRLRSSSAYRFDLVDTARQALADHSRVLLPRIRAAYGAGNAALLRTLATQWAWREAQLDALTGSDPNFLLGRWLDAARSWGTTEAEKDHYEYDARSILTVWGRRGTSEGGFLHDYANREWSGLVGEFYAGRWELYFGTLEKALARRTAPPEIDWHAYEEEWARRTTRPPATPRGDPYALAAAVAATLPAATAG
- the sigK gene encoding ECF RNA polymerase sigma factor SigK, which gives rise to MTRSRTEEDLAVALGRVAGGDEAAFVAVYEAVSPAVLGVTSAVLRDRAQAEEVTQEVFVEVWRTAGRYRRERGGVRTWVLTMAHRRAVDRVRSAQASADRERRAARLEAALPEFDEVTEAALEHEERARVRRCLEGLTALQRQSVVLAYYGGRTCRELSETLSVPLGTVKTRLRDGLLRLRDCLGVSG
- a CDS encoding anti-sigma factor domain-containing protein; this encodes MSTENPHGATAAYALDALPEPERAAFEAHLETCPDCAREVREFAATAALLGAAAAVEPPPALREAVLRRIRELPAGAEPEPGAARHRAPRRRGWARWALAACVAVAAGLGGVAAWQYQRADTARQQARAAEAREAALAGVLSAPDARLASGRIADGGTGTVVLSRERDRAVFVPSGMAAPPAGRVYQLWFAGPDGGMRPAGLMDPGRPDAPALLAGPVRGATGIGVTVEPEGGSAAPTTNPLVLLALPGTRTA
- a CDS encoding molybdopterin-dependent oxidoreductase → MAPVERTRGARRLWPAGAVAGLVSAFAGLTVAGLAAVAVRPEAAPLTAVGGAVVDRTPAAVKEWAIRTFGTADKPVLTLGITLVLAVLAAATGVLAVHRLRTGLVLAGAVGVLGAVAALGRPEATWRDALPSLAGGAVAAGALYLLVTTLRRPRPAPGRPGGTWPMDRRGFGRIVAATVTASAVAGLAGRRLGAHGSARATASRADLALPPPAVPAPPVPAGADLRIPGLSPFLTPAGDFYRVDTALVVPRVDAAGWRLTLRGDGVAKPLSLDLPALLARPLVEHDVTLTCVSNEVGGPYAGNARWLGVRLADLLREAGVRPPSEGGPADQLVARSVDGMTIGTPVETVMDGRDALLAVGMNGAPLPFAHGFPVRMVVPGLYGYVSACKWLTELRLTTFAAFDAYWVRRSWAQRAAVKTQSRIDTPRPFGRVSPGRVMVAGVAWAQHRGISRVEVRVDDGPWLPARLAAADGVDTWRQWVWPWDAVPGGHTLQVRATDGSGRTQTGTRSGTLPDGATGWHTVTVDVRSL
- a CDS encoding alpha/beta hydrolase, whose protein sequence is MELTSTAFLVTLIAVTALAVLLALLLWNRVPGPAPVRWTARVLMIGLCQLTAICVVAAWINGSFGLYASWDDLLGTGNGEDASAMTGPPVGRAKFTQGGDGTLSTYVRGSHSKLAGQVIVWTPPAYDAPGADRTRFPVVMLLHGYPGTPRSWMDLGSMPGALERLVRLGEARPFILVMPEIYPGGVNTDCSDTPQRKIATWLARDVPDLVAKNFRTLPEPKGWGLMGVSTGAFCAAKLPLQYPKVFRAGAALDPDPLTGDAGVLADPGLRERNSPAWLLAHTKGADVGLFLATSAQDKESPPRQLAEFARAARGTGVRVKTLVRPAGGHNFQTWSGMYPDALGWLSTELSAPAPVS
- a CDS encoding cytochrome P450; translation: MSSHTSPRHVIDPAGGCPHALNARLRAEGAVAEVVLPGGVPGAVVLGHEALKEFLAHPDAAKDARHFPALHDGSIPADWPLRVFANAQGMHTADDADHRRLRSLVGNAFTARQVERLRPRVEELADGLLDDLAAAAAGSADGVADLRTHFALPLPMSVICELLGVDPEHRGRLHHLSNTVIISTDIAPAEVMAAVRELVELIATIAAARRAAPGEDLTSALIAARDEDGDRLSEAELIGTMRLMLVAGHETTLNLISNAVRALCTHRDQLALVMDGKASWSDVVDETLRWDGPVSWFPFRYPTRDLTVAGTVIAQGTPVLAGYTAAGRDRAFHGPDADRFDLTRPTAARNLSFGHGAHYCVGAPLARLEATIALERLFTRFPGLDLAVPEAGLPRQRSFIGNSVEALPVRLA
- a CDS encoding TetR/AcrR family transcriptional regulator, encoding MSPSEQQSPAPVPSVWARPRRQKEQASLSQEQIVAAAVRLLDAEGIEALSMRKLGAEMGTAATSLYRHVANKDELIELVVDEVYGELELPEAGGPDGWRASLSHSGHSLRDMVLRHPWVASVLGQVGLAHLGPNLMRMSEGMLRLARTAGFPPGEADLAMKAVISYVIGATTSEASYLSLLARSGMSEADWLRSLAPAGRQALDEHPLTQDHYATQREQDPARLREENFDYGLQRVLDGLATRIDRG
- a CDS encoding enoyl-CoA hydratase/isomerase family protein, which translates into the protein MIQDDTVVIETQGRAGVVTLNRPKALNALTHPMVLRIAEALTAWEQDPAVDHVMIRGAGERGLCAGGDIRAIHADAKAGTTGSLDFWRDEYRLNARIARYPKPYVAFMDGIVMGGGVGLSAHGSVRLVTERSRVAMPETGIGFVPDVGGTYLLSRAPGELGTHLALTGAAVGAADALLCGLADHYVPSDFLPELVRDLTEGTDGAPADKVVARYALPAPCSGGLAADREWIDRCYAADTVEEIHSRLLGTGLPAAREASQTLHAKSPTALKATLAALRRARALDSLERVLEQEYRVSSAALSVPDLVEGIRAQVIDKDRRPRWSPAALVQVRPASVERFFAPLGEGRELTFP